The DNA segment CGGAAACCCACCAGGAGAAGCCATGGTCCCGTCCCTGCCTGAACCCATCCTCCACCACTATCCCTCGTCGCCGTTCTCGGAAAAGATCCGCCTCGCCCTCGGCTTCAAGCAACTGGCCTGGAAGTCGGTGATCGTTCCGAGCATCGCGCCCAAGCCCGACGTGGTGGCGCTCACGGGCGGATACCGCCGCACGCCGTTCCTGCAGATCGGTGCCGACATCTATTGCGACACGGCCCTCATCTGCGACGTGCTGGAACACCTGCAGCCCGAGCCCGTGCTGTATCCGCTCGCCCTCAAGGGCGTGTCCCGCGTGTTCGCGCAATGGTCGGACACCACGCTGTTCTGGGCGGCCATGGCCTACAACCTCCAGCCGCGGGGGGCCGCGGAGCTGTTCGCCAACCTGCCGCCCGCGGCCGCCCAGGCCTTCGGTGCCGACCGCAAGGCCATGAGCGCCGGCATGAACCGCCTGCGCCCGCAGGACGCCACGGCCGCCTACCGCTCCTACCTGCGGCGCATCGCCCACATGGTCGAGGAGCACGACTACCTCTTCGGTGCAGAGCCCTGCGTGGCGGACTTCGCTGCCTACCACCCCTTGTGGTTCACCCGGCAGTGCGTCCCGGTGATGTCCGACATCTTCAAGACCACCCCCGCCGTGCTGGAGTGGATGGACCGCATCGCCGCCATCGGCCATGGGCGCATGGAGAAATTCAGCGCCCAGGATGCCATCACGGTGGCCGCCGGGACCGAGCCGCTGCCGCTCGTGGACGACGTCTTCCAGGACGAGCACGGCATACCGCTGGGCGCGCGCGTGTCGATCGCCGCGGAGACCTTCGGTACCGAACCGACCGAAGGCCGCCTTGTCGCCGCCACCCGCACGCGCTACACGCTGGCACGCACCGACCCGCGCGCGGGCACGCTCCACGTGCACTTCCCGCGCATCGGCTACACGCTCACTTCCACGGAGACAACCACACCATGATCGAAGACTTCCAGGGCAAGACCGCCGTGCTCACGGGCGCGGGATCGGGATTCGGACTCGAATGCGCCCGCATCGGCGCGCGGCGCGGCATGCGCCTCGTGCTGGTCGATGTGCAGCAGGACGCGCTGGACCAGGCCGAGGCCGAGGTCCGGGCTGCCGGTGCCGACGTGCTGGCCAGGCGGGTGGATGTCTCCGACGCCGGGCAGATGGAGCGCCTCGCGTCCGACGTCCGGGAACGTTTCGGCGCACCGCATTTCGTCTTCAACAATGCCGGCGTGGGCGCCGGGGGCCTGGTCTGGGAGAACACCGTCGCCGACTGGAACTGGGTGCTCGGCGTGAACCTCATGGGCGTGGTGCATGGCGTGCGCCTCTTCACGCCCATGATGCTCGATGCCGCGCGGCAGGATCCGGCCTGGCGTGGCCACATCGTCAACACGGCCAGCATGGCCGGCCTGCTCACGCCCCCGAACATGGGCATCTACAACGTGAGCAAGCACGCCGTGGTGAGCCTCACCGAAACCCTGTACCAGGATCTGGCGCTGGTCACGGACCAGATCGGCGCCAGCGTGCTCTGCCCGTATTTCGTGCCCACCGGCATCGGCCGCAGCGAGCGCAACCGGCCGGATGCGCCGGCCGCGCCACCCACGCGCAGCCAGCTCATCGGCCAGGCGATGAACGACAAGGCGGTGGGCAGCGGCAAGGTCACTGCTGCCGAAGTGGCGCAGATAGTGTTCGACGGCATCGCCGCCAACCGCTTCTATCTCTTCAGCCATCCCCAGGCGCTGGGCAACGTGCAAAGCCGCATGGAAAGCATCGTGGCCGTGCGCAACCCGCCCGATCCGTTCCTGGAGCGGCCCGACATCGGCCAGCGCCTGCGCGAGCAGCTGCGTGCGGAGCCCGGCGCCACCGCCTGACGCCGCGATCGAATGTGCCTGGCCGCCGCCGGGCGGGCGACGTATGCGCTGCGGCAGGGCGCACCCTTGCCGCATGCCGGCCATGCAGCCGCTTCAGCGCGGCGCGAGGCGGATGGCGCCGTCCAGCCGGATCACCTCGCCATTGAGCATGTCGTTCTCGAAGATGTGGCGGGCCAGCCGGGCATAGTCATCCGGCGTGCCGAGGCGGCTCGGGAAGGGGACACCCGCCGCCAGCGCGTCCTGCACGTCCTGCGGCATGCCGAACAGCATCGGCGTGCCGAAGATGCCGGGCGCGATCGTCATGTTGCGGATGCCGTTGCGCGCGAGGTCGCGCGCGATGGGCAGCGTCATCCCCACGATGCCGCCCTTGGAGGCGGAATAGGCCGCCTGGCCGATCTGGCCGTCATAGGCCGCCACGCTGGCCGTGGAAATCAGCACCCCGCGCTCGCCGGTGGACTCGGGCTCGTTGCGGGACATGGCCTCGGCGGCGAGGCGGATCATGTTGAAGCTGCCGATCAGGTTTACCGTCACCGTTTTGGTGAACAGCGCCAGGCCATGCGCGCCGTTCTTGCCCACGGTCTTTTCGGCGGGGGCGATGCCGGCGCAGTTGACCAGTCCCATCAGCTTGCCTTG comes from the Paracidovorax avenae ATCC 19860 genome and includes:
- a CDS encoding SDR family oxidoreductase, translating into MIEDFQGKTAVLTGAGSGFGLECARIGARRGMRLVLVDVQQDALDQAEAEVRAAGADVLARRVDVSDAGQMERLASDVRERFGAPHFVFNNAGVGAGGLVWENTVADWNWVLGVNLMGVVHGVRLFTPMMLDAARQDPAWRGHIVNTASMAGLLTPPNMGIYNVSKHAVVSLTETLYQDLALVTDQIGASVLCPYFVPTGIGRSERNRPDAPAAPPTRSQLIGQAMNDKAVGSGKVTAAEVAQIVFDGIAANRFYLFSHPQALGNVQSRMESIVAVRNPPDPFLERPDIGQRLREQLRAEPGATA
- a CDS encoding glutathione S-transferase family protein, whose amino-acid sequence is MVPSLPEPILHHYPSSPFSEKIRLALGFKQLAWKSVIVPSIAPKPDVVALTGGYRRTPFLQIGADIYCDTALICDVLEHLQPEPVLYPLALKGVSRVFAQWSDTTLFWAAMAYNLQPRGAAELFANLPPAAAQAFGADRKAMSAGMNRLRPQDATAAYRSYLRRIAHMVEEHDYLFGAEPCVADFAAYHPLWFTRQCVPVMSDIFKTTPAVLEWMDRIAAIGHGRMEKFSAQDAITVAAGTEPLPLVDDVFQDEHGIPLGARVSIAAETFGTEPTEGRLVAATRTRYTLARTDPRAGTLHVHFPRIGYTLTSTETTTP
- a CDS encoding 3-hydroxyacyl-CoA dehydrogenase, with protein sequence MEIQGKVFIVTGGASGLGEGTARMLAAAGGRVVIADMQADKGEAVARDIGGTFVRCDVTSEADGQAVVAQAVAQGKLMGLVNCAGIAPAEKTVGKNGAHGLALFTKTVTVNLIGSFNMIRLAAEAMSRNEPESTGERGVLISTASVAAYDGQIGQAAYSASKGGIVGMTLPIARDLARNGIRNMTIAPGIFGTPMLFGMPQDVQDALAAGVPFPSRLGTPDDYARLARHIFENDMLNGEVIRLDGAIRLAPR